DNA from Brucella melitensis bv. 1 str. 16M:
AACAACCTGCAAGCCCCTTGGCTCGGCATTACCGGCTTCGTGGTCATATCGGCAATGCTATCGCTCCTGATCTTTATCGGCGAAGCAACGCGCGACGCTTTCGATCCGCGAAAGGCATTTTTATGAATGGGTCAATGAGTAGCGGATCGATGAACAACGTCCTGCTGTCCGTCCGCGATCTTTCCGTCGCATTCCACCAGGACGGTGAGGACCGCATCGCGGTCAATCTCATATCCTTCGATATTGCAGAAGGCGAAACCGTAGCCCTTGTGGGCGAATCGGGATCGGGAAAATCCGTTTCAGCACTTTCCGTGTTGAAGCTCCTGCCCTATCCGGCGGCAAGCCACCCTTCGGGGGAAATCCTGTTCAACGGCACGGATCTCATGCGGGCATCCGAGCCGGAGCTGCGGCGCGTGCGCGGCAATGACATCACCATGATCTTTCAGGAGCCGATGACATCGCTCAATCCGCTTCACACGATCGAGCGTCAGGTCAGTGAAATCCTGCGCGTGCATCAGGGCATGGGCGAGCAGGCGGCGCGAGCACGCACACTGCAACTCCTGCATGAAGTCGGCATCCGCGAACCGGAAAAGCGGCTTAATGCTTTTCCCCACCAGCTATCGGGCGGGCAGCGCCAGCGCGTGATGATTGCCATGGCGCTGGCCAACAAGCCCAAACTGCTGATCGCCGACGAGCCGACCACAGCACTCGACGTTACGGTGCAGGCACAGATTTTAAATCTGCTTGCCGAACTTAAAGCCGCGCAGGGCATGTCCATGCTCTTCATCACCCACGACCTCGGCATCGTGCGCAAGATCGCCGACAAGGTTTGCGTGATGAACAAGGGCGAGATCGTCGAGGCGGGACGGACAAGGGATATTTTCGACAACCCCCAACACCCTTACACAAAGCATCTGCTTGCAGCCGAGCCGAAGGGCGAGCCGCCCCTTGCCGACCCGACCACAAAGGTGGTGATGGAGGGCAAGGATATCCGCGTCTGGTTCCCCATCAAGAAGGGTTTCATGCGCAGGACCGTTGACCATGTGAAGGCGGTGGACGGCATCAATGTCAATCTGCGCGCCGGGCAGACGCTCGGCGTTGTCGGCGAATCGGGTTCCGGCAAGACCACGCTTGGCCTGGCGCTTTCGCGCATGATTTCATCCCGCGGCGAGATCAGGTTTGAAGGGCGCGACATTGCCCGGTTCAGCTTCAAGGATATGCGCCCGCTGCGCCGCGAAATGCAGATCGTGTTTCAGGATCCGTTCGGCTCGCTTTCCCCGCGCATGACCATTGCCGACATCATCGCCGAAGGGCTTCTGGTGCATGAACCCAGGCTCTCTGCCGACGACCGCGATGCGCGCGTCATTGCCGCGCTCAACGAGGTGAATCTCGATCCTGAAACCCGCTTTCGCTACCCGCATGAATTTTCCGGTGGCCAGCGCCAGCGCATCGCCATTGCACGCGCCATGGTGCTGAACCCGAAATTCGTCATGCTGGACGAACCGACCTCCGCACTCGACATGAGTGTGCAGGCGCAGGTGGTCGATCTCCTGCGCGCATTGCAGAAGAAGCATGATCTCGCCTATCTTTTCATCAGCCACGACCTGAAGGTCGTGCGGGCGCTGGCCAATGACGTGCTGGTGATGCGCAATGGCAAGATAGTGGAATATGGCCCGGCAAAGGATATCTTTGCCAATCCGCAAACCGACTATACCAAGGCTTTGATGGCGGCGGCTTTCCATATGGAGACCAGGGAAGGAGGAATAAAACAATGAGCGATACGAAGGGAAATATCCTTCTTGCAACCACCGACTGGGACCCGGAAATCTGGCTGAAGACGTTCAAGGAAAGTGCAAGCAATCGCAAGGTCGTGACGGAGCGGGCCGAAAACGACCCTTCCATCGAATATGCGCTTGTATGGAAGCAGAAGCCGGGCTCGCTTGCCAACCTCCCCAATCTCAAGGTCATTTTCTCTCTCGGCGCGGGCGTGGATCATGTCTTCCGTGATCCGCAGGTTCCCGATGTGCCGCTGGTGCGAATCATTTCCGACGATCTCACCATGCGGATGACCGAATATGTGGTCTGGCAGGTCCTGGATCATCACCGCCTTGGGTCGCGCTATCGCAAGCAGCAGCAAAATCATGTCTGGCACGAGGATCGCCGCCAGCCCGCCGCGCATGAAGTGACGGTCGGCATTATGGGCCTTGGTGTGCTTGGCCGCGATGCGGCGGAAAAACTGAAAATTCTCGGCTTCAATATTACCGGCTGGAGCCGCCGCCCGCAGAAAATAGACGGTGTAAAGACCTATCACGGCGGGGATGGTTTTACCGAATTTCTCAAGACAGCCGATATTTTCGTCTGCCTGCTGCCACTGACGCCGGACACGAAGGTCATCCTGTCCATGTCGATGTTTGCGCAACTGAAAAGCGACGGGCCACTCGGCGAGCCGGTTCTCATCAATGCCGGACGCGGCAGTTTACAGAATGAGCCGGATATTCTGGCCGCACTCGACCGTGGGCTTCTTTCCGCCGTTACGCTCGATGTCTTCAATCAGGAACCGCTGCCGGCCAACAGCCCGCTTTGGGACCACCCCAAGGTAACGATCACGCCACATGTGGCGGCAATCTCGTCCGCTACCGTTCTCGTGCCCCAGATCATCCGCCAGATCGAGGCATTCGAGCGCGACGGCACCCTGGAGCATGTGGTGGACCGTTCAACCCAGTATTGAGCCTGAAAATGCTCAATTATTTTGGTTTGCGGGCCTTGTAGCGGATGGTTTCAAAACGGACATTCAGCGCATTGTAGAGAAGAAGCCGCCCGACCAGCGGTTCGCCGATGCCGGTGACAAGCTTGATGACTTCCATGGCCTGCAGGCTGCCGATCACACCCGGCAGGACACCCAGCACACCCGCTTCGGCGCAGGAAGGGACCGTTCCCGGCGGCGGCGCATCCGGGAAAAGATCGCGATAGGACGGGTTCTTTGCGCCGTCCGGGCCGTTCGCATAGGGCATCAACACCGTCACCGTGCCATCGAAACGGCCCATGGCGCCCGTTACGAGGGGCCTTCCCACCTTGGCAGCAGCATCGGCCAGCACATAGCGCGTGGCGAAATTGTCCGAACCGTCCACCACGACATCGAAACCGGCAATGAGCGCCTCGGCATTATGCGCGTCGAGACGCAGCTGGTGGCCTTCCACCTTCACATGCGGGTTGATGCGCGCGATGGAGGCAAGCGCGCTTTCCACCTTGGGCTGCCCGATACTGTCCGTATCATGGATGATCTGCCGTTGCAGGTTCGACAGCGACACCGTATCGTCATCGACGATGCCGAGCGTGCCGACGCCTGCCGCCGCCAGATATTGCAGCACCGGCGCGCCCAGTCCGCCTGCGCCAACGACAAGCACACGGGCAGCCTTCAGCTTTTGCTGGCCCGGACCGCCAATTACCGGCAGCACGATATGGCGTGCATAGCGTTCAAGTTCTTCGGGCGAAAATGGTCTGGATGATACATTCATGCCTGCAAACATAGGCTGCCCGAACCGCGCTGTCAGCAACTATTTTGCCTTATATCCCTGTCAATTGCCCGGCCGACACGTTGAAAAACTGCGCATCGCCAGCAAGCGCATCAAAAAGCGCACGATCGGTGCCAGTCATGAAAGCCTGCCCACCAAGCTCGTCGAGAATGCCGAAAAGGGCTGCACGGCGCCCCATATCGAGATGCGCCGCAATTTCATCGAGCAGGAGGATCGGCGCCATGCCGGAAAGTTCCGCCGTCAGCCGTGCATGGGCGAGAATGAGGCCGATCAGAAGCGCCTTCTGCTCGCCCGTCGAGCACAGTGCGGCCGGCATGGATTTGGGCCTGTGCTGGACAATCAGGTCAGTGCGATGCGGACCATCGAGCGTGCGGCCTGCCGCCCGGTCGCGCGCGCGGCCATCGCGCAGGGTACGGCGAAAATCCTCTTCAAGATCAAGCGCCGCCTCCACACCGATGCGGCTTTCCAGCGCCCCTTCCAGAAAGCAATCGGCTTTGGGAAATGGTCCCTCGGCGGGAAGCCGTTCGATCATCGCCGCAATCAGGCGCATGGCTTGCGCACGCGCTGCTGCAATGGCCGTGCCCAGTTCAGCCATCTGGTTCTCGATGGCGTCCAGCCATTGATCGTCATTGCTGCCATCATTCAACAGCCGGTTGCGGCTGCGCATTGCTTTTTCATAATCAAGCACCCGCTTGCCATGGGCGGTATCGATGGCGAGCACCATACGGTCGAGAAAACGCCGCCGGTCGGAAGCGCCGCCGGTGAAAAGCCCATCCATGGATGGCACCACCCAGAGAATGCGCGCATAATCGAGAAGATCATCGGCAGAAGCGGCAATACGGTTGATACGCACCTTGCGCCCGCCTTCGCCGCCGCCCGCCGTGCCGGTTCCGATTTCCGCGTCGCCATAAATCATGCAGTCGAGTGCGGCGTGGATCGCAAAACCGCCTTCGGCATTGGCACGCGCCACATCGTCATAGGCGGCGCGACGCAGGCCCCGCCCCGGCGACAGGAAGGAAATGGCTTCGATGAGATTGGTTTTGCCGGAGCCGTTTTCGCCCGTCAGCACCACATGGCCCGGTCCCAGCGGCAGCGACAATTCTGCATAGTTGCGGAAATTGACAAGCTTGAGCCGCCGGATCGAAACGCGATCCGGGCGGCGTTCTATGTGATCTTTTGCTTCCACAATCGGGTTCTTTGCGGGGCTTTTCCAGCGAGGCGCCGGAGGCTGTCGAGATTTTGGTGATGACGAGCCAAAAATGGCGGGGTTTGAAAACCGGAGCAGAATGTAGTTTGGGCTACACGAGC
Protein-coding regions in this window:
- a CDS encoding ABC transporter ATP-binding protein, coding for MNNVLLSVRDLSVAFHQDGEDRIAVNLISFDIAEGETVALVGESGSGKSVSALSVLKLLPYPAASHPSGEILFNGTDLMRASEPELRRVRGNDITMIFQEPMTSLNPLHTIERQVSEILRVHQGMGEQAARARTLQLLHEVGIREPEKRLNAFPHQLSGGQRQRVMIAMALANKPKLLIADEPTTALDVTVQAQILNLLAELKAAQGMSMLFITHDLGIVRKIADKVCVMNKGEIVEAGRTRDIFDNPQHPYTKHLLAAEPKGEPPLADPTTKVVMEGKDIRVWFPIKKGFMRRTVDHVKAVDGINVNLRAGQTLGVVGESGSGKTTLGLALSRMISSRGEIRFEGRDIARFSFKDMRPLRREMQIVFQDPFGSLSPRMTIADIIAEGLLVHEPRLSADDRDARVIAALNEVNLDPETRFRYPHEFSGGQRQRIAIARAMVLNPKFVMLDEPTSALDMSVQAQVVDLLRALQKKHDLAYLFISHDLKVVRALANDVLVMRNGKIVEYGPAKDIFANPQTDYTKALMAAAFHMETREGGIKQ
- a CDS encoding 2-hydroxyacid dehydrogenase, with product MSDTKGNILLATTDWDPEIWLKTFKESASNRKVVTERAENDPSIEYALVWKQKPGSLANLPNLKVIFSLGAGVDHVFRDPQVPDVPLVRIISDDLTMRMTEYVVWQVLDHHRLGSRYRKQQQNHVWHEDRRQPAAHEVTVGIMGLGVLGRDAAEKLKILGFNITGWSRRPQKIDGVKTYHGGDGFTEFLKTADIFVCLLPLTPDTKVILSMSMFAQLKSDGPLGEPVLINAGRGSLQNEPDILAALDRGLLSAVTLDVFNQEPLPANSPLWDHPKVTITPHVAAISSATVLVPQIIRQIEAFERDGTLEHVVDRSTQY
- a CDS encoding molybdopterin-synthase adenylyltransferase MoeB, which gives rise to MFAGMNVSSRPFSPEELERYARHIVLPVIGGPGQQKLKAARVLVVGAGGLGAPVLQYLAAAGVGTLGIVDDDTVSLSNLQRQIIHDTDSIGQPKVESALASIARINPHVKVEGHQLRLDAHNAEALIAGFDVVVDGSDNFATRYVLADAAAKVGRPLVTGAMGRFDGTVTVLMPYANGPDGAKNPSYRDLFPDAPPPGTVPSCAEAGVLGVLPGVIGSLQAMEVIKLVTGIGEPLVGRLLLYNALNVRFETIRYKARKPK
- the recF gene encoding DNA replication/repair protein RecF (All proteins in this family for which functions are known are DNA-binding proteins that assist the filamentation of RecA onto DNA for the initiation of recombination or recombinational repair.), translated to MEAKDHIERRPDRVSIRRLKLVNFRNYAELSLPLGPGHVVLTGENGSGKTNLIEAISFLSPGRGLRRAAYDDVARANAEGGFAIHAALDCMIYGDAEIGTGTAGGGEGGRKVRINRIAASADDLLDYARILWVVPSMDGLFTGGASDRRRFLDRMVLAIDTAHGKRVLDYEKAMRSRNRLLNDGSNDDQWLDAIENQMAELGTAIAAARAQAMRLIAAMIERLPAEGPFPKADCFLEGALESRIGVEAALDLEEDFRRTLRDGRARDRAAGRTLDGPHRTDLIVQHRPKSMPAALCSTGEQKALLIGLILAHARLTAELSGMAPILLLDEIAAHLDMGRRAALFGILDELGGQAFMTGTDRALFDALAGDAQFFNVSAGQLTGI